The genomic segment TTGTCTTAGTACGGCCTTTTGGAAGCACTTCGAGAGCTACAGTGGAAGAAAACGCAAGGATAAAATTTATCCCTACCTTAGGAACAATACTGGTTAGTGGGGGTGCGAAAGACATATAGATCCTATTATTAATTTGGTTTGATTTACATAAGAGAAAACTACAAACTATTCATCCTTGCACTCATATGAGTGCAAGGATGAATAGTTGACTGCCTTATGGTGGGGGCAGCTCTAGTTATTCACGTTAGTGTTGAAGCGAAAGGTACCTTCATCGCGGAGGGCGCTTTTGCTGCGGACACGTTCGTATTGGAATGGGTTTTTGTCGTTGAAGACTCCTCGCAGGAGGATGCCTATTCTTTTCTTGTTGCTGTGTCCGAGAGATTCTTTAGCGTATTGGATGAAATCGGTGTAGTTGAGTTTGTAGAAGGCATCCACTCTTTGTTGAGGCCTTTGGAAATCACCGAAGTAGTTGAAGGCGAGTTCGTATAGCAGTTCGGTCATGCTGTCCATATCGCGTGGAGGTTGAGCCATTTGTTCGGCCAGAGCATGTTGAATGATGGAGTATTTCTCAGGGGTGATTTGTTTTGTTTCGATTTCACGAAGGTAGTCTTCGAGGAATTGTTCGAAGCGGGCTAGGAGGTCACGGCTGTCGTGGGTGTTGGATTGCACGCCGAAGTAGTCGAGAGTTTGTCCTTCCAGTTCTTCGCCGCCGCTGAAGACGAGGTAGCCGGTTTGTTGCTGTGTGCGGAGAACAGTGTAGAAGGCTTCAGAAAGGGCTTGCATCAGGATTTGCTGGGCAGCGCGGTTCTTATATGTTGCGTTACCGGCTTCTATAGCTAGTAGGGCAGCGTTACCTTGAACGGTGATATTATCTTCGATGTAGTAGGGGCCGGAGTTTTCAGGCAGGATCAGTATTTCTTTGCGGTAGTGTTGAGTGGGAGGGTAGGGGATTGTCCCTACAGCTTGTTGAAGTCTTTTTACGATCTTTTGAGCATCGGATTCGGATAGGTTGCCGTAGATGATACCTTCGATGTAGTTGGTTTGGAAAAGCCTTTGCACGAAGTCGGTATAATCTTTCAGTGTGATTTTCTTAATGGCATTTTCTTTTTCTTTAGGGGTGGAGTAGTCCTTAAAGAGGATATTGCGCAGGGCTTCAATGGATTGTTCGATGGGGGATTCGAGTCCTTTGTCGGCGTAGCTGCGTAGGAGGAGGTCACGATAGCGATTGAATTTCACTTCATCGCAGTTAGGATGAATTAAATTACCTATGATGGTGTCAAAGAACTGGGGAGCTTTGTCGCTGTAGCCGTGTACATCCAGTTTGATTCCGTTACCATTATCGGCTACTTTTACGCTGAATTTTAGTCCTCCTAGTTTTGCATTGTATGATGCGTCATCCAGGGATTCTTGAAGGCATTTTGCGTAGAGTTCGCTAAGGGCCATAGAGCGGGAGTGTGCCGGGGAGATTTCAGGAGTGCGGATGGTCAATACAAAATCGATGAGAGGAACGCCATAGAGGTTATCTTGAGCGTAATATACTTTGCCGAATTCATTATCCAAGATAGGTTTTGGGGTAGGTACACCTCTATTTTGGAGGAAGAAACCGGTAGAAATCGGATTTTCTGCAGAGTGGAGGACAAGTAGGTTGGTAGGGAGATAAGGGTTGGGATCGGGAAGGGTGATGGCTTGATGGGGAGTTGCTTGTACCCATTTAGCAAATTGATTTCTGGTGATAGGTTTAAGGGCAAAATGTACACCGAGCCAAGGTTCTTTTTCTGTCAGTTTTACGCGTGTTTCGGAATAGGGAGCGATGAGGATGACTTGGCTTTTTTGCGGTGTAAGAAGTTGTAAGAGGGCGTTTGTAGCGAGGGGGTCGTATTTGATTAACAGTTCAGAGCGTTCAGGATAGGTTTCTAGATCTTCAGCCGCGATGCGGAGTGAATGGTAAGTTGCTTCCTTGTAGGCGGCGCGTTGGGATTGGAATTGGTAGTCGAGAAGTTCTTGTTTTTGAGCTTCATCAAAGATGGATTGCGGGACGCCGGATTTTTGCAGGAGGGCGATAGTTTGGAAAAGTCTTTCGATGACGATTCCATATTTTTTCAGTCCTTCTTCAGTAAGCTCAATTTCTACATAAAGGAATTGGGTATCTCTGGATTCAGGAAGGGAGCCGCAGGATAGGCCTGTCGCTAGGTTTTCCCTTTTAAGTTCTGCTAGCAGGCTTGTTTTTCCTTCATGACCGAGGATATGGCAGACGAGTTTTTCGGGATGGGATTCGTTCATATGGGCGAATTTTGCAGGCAGTTCCCAACGGACATAGAGTTTCCGTTCATGTTGGAAGGGTTCGATATAGATGACCTGGCCGTAGGCGCTATCGGCGGACATTGGTCCGGGGATATTCATGGGAGGTCTATTGTTATTGGGGATATCTTTGAAGTTATCTATCACCATTTCTTTTATGTCGTCGAGGGGAAGGGAGGAGTAGACGACTAATTTCATGATATTCGCGCTATAGTACTTTGAGAACCAGTCCTTAAGATCTGCCGGGGTTGTATTGGCCAAGGATAGGCTATTGCCCATATTGAAGCGGCTTTGGGGATGTTCTTTCCTTGTCAGGGTTTTAATGACGTGGTCGATGCGGAAGGCGTCATTTTCGATATTTTTGGCGTATTCTTGGTCGATGGCGTTAAGTTCGCGTTTGACACCGGACGGATTGAAAAGAGGTTCTTTAAAGAAATAGGCGAAGCGGTGAAGGGCGCCGTCTAGAGCGTCGTTGTTGACGCTGAATAGGTAGGCTGTTTGGTCATTCATGGTGAAGGCGTTATTTTGGCCGCCGTGCTGTGTGATGTATTGGTGGTATTCGGCTTCATCGGGGTAGGCGGAGGTGCCTAGGAAAAGCATATGTTCAAGAAAGTGGGCGAGGCCGGGATGTTCATTAGGTTCTTCCCAGCTTCCCGTTTCTACGACCATAGCGGCGGAGGATTGTTCGGCCCTGGGGTCAGAAATAAGGAGGACTTGTAAACCGTTATTGAGTTGGAGTTTTAGGGATTTGCGGTCTTTAAGCGCGGGGGAGAGTATGGGAACGTTCGCTTTTTCTTGGATGACATTGTATGAAGTGGATAATTCTGCTTTAAGGTTAGGTGTGCAGAGAAGAGAGAGAAAAAAAAACAGTTTTAGCAGAT from the Parachlamydiales bacterium genome contains:
- a CDS encoding insulinase family protein; protein product: MKHLLKLFFFLSLLCTPNLKAELSTSYNVIQEKANVPILSPALKDRKSLKLQLNNGLQVLLISDPRAEQSSAAMVVETGSWEEPNEHPGLAHFLEHMLFLGTSAYPDEAEYHQYITQHGGQNNAFTMNDQTAYLFSVNNDALDGALHRFAYFFKEPLFNPSGVKRELNAIDQEYAKNIENDAFRIDHVIKTLTRKEHPQSRFNMGNSLSLANTTPADLKDWFSKYYSANIMKLVVYSSLPLDDIKEMVIDNFKDIPNNNRPPMNIPGPMSADSAYGQVIYIEPFQHERKLYVRWELPAKFAHMNESHPEKLVCHILGHEGKTSLLAELKRENLATGLSCGSLPESRDTQFLYVEIELTEEGLKKYGIVIERLFQTIALLQKSGVPQSIFDEAQKQELLDYQFQSQRAAYKEATYHSLRIAAEDLETYPERSELLIKYDPLATNALLQLLTPQKSQVILIAPYSETRVKLTEKEPWLGVHFALKPITRNQFAKWVQATPHQAITLPDPNPYLPTNLLVLHSAENPISTGFFLQNRGVPTPKPILDNEFGKVYYAQDNLYGVPLIDFVLTIRTPEISPAHSRSMALSELYAKCLQESLDDASYNAKLGGLKFSVKVADNGNGIKLDVHGYSDKAPQFFDTIIGNLIHPNCDEVKFNRYRDLLLRSYADKGLESPIEQSIEALRNILFKDYSTPKEKENAIKKITLKDYTDFVQRLFQTNYIEGIIYGNLSESDAQKIVKRLQQAVGTIPYPPTQHYRKEILILPENSGPYYIEDNITVQGNAALLAIEAGNATYKNRAAQQILMQALSEAFYTVLRTQQQTGYLVFSGGEELEGQTLDYFGVQSNTHDSRDLLARFEQFLEDYLREIETKQITPEKYSIIQHALAEQMAQPPRDMDSMTELLYELAFNYFGDFQRPQQRVDAFYKLNYTDFIQYAKESLGHSNKKRIGILLRGVFNDKNPFQYERVRSKSALRDEGTFRFNTNVNN